The following coding sequences are from one Arachis hypogaea cultivar Tifrunner chromosome 7, arahy.Tifrunner.gnm2.J5K5, whole genome shotgun sequence window:
- the LOC112702979 gene encoding E3 ubiquitin-protein ligase RGLG4 isoform X2 — MQDAMGNLIARNRNSGARISRNNTKGSGGRNNSNNNSSAIDNRPLSLSQLRPPRQLAPPQYPSLPLSLPQPQRAESMSRAQNKSGQEGSATMGKKDAAKKYALIKDNFTSLEQVTTALRKEGLESSNLILGIDFTKSNEWTGRISFNNRSLHAIGDTSNPYEKAISIVGKTLAPFDDDNLIPCFGFGDATTHDQEVFSFHSDHTPCHGFEEVLACYQKIVPNLKLSGPTSYAPVIEAAIDIVEKNHGQFHVLVIIADGQVTRSVNTEDGELSPQEHKTIKAIVDASEYPLAIILVGVGDGPWEDMQKFDDKIPARGFDNFQFVNFTGIMSKNIGPSEKEAAFALAALMEIPFQYKATVEFGILGRVTGRAKKIVPKPPPVPYSRPAPPVHVMSNAQTSPADDRNQTACPVCLTNAKELAFGCGHMTCRDCASRLSNCPICRERITSRLRVFTVSGYSLAD; from the exons ATGCAAGATGCCATGGGCAACCTCATAGCCAGAAACAGAAACAGTGGTGCTCGAATTTCAAGAAACAATACCAAAGGAAGTGGTGGaagaaataatagtaataataattctTCAGCCATTGACAATAGACCTTTATCGTTATCACAATTAAGACCACCGCGACAGTTAGCTCCACCACAGTATCCTTCGCTGCCGCTGTCTCTGCCGCAACCGCAACGAGCAGAATCCATGTCTAGGGCACAAAATAAGTCAGGACAGGAGGGATCAGCAACCATGGGAAAGAAGGATGCAGCAAAGAAATATGCTTTGATTAAGGATAATTTCACTTCTCTTGAACAG GTTACAACTGCCTTAAGGAAAGAAGGTCTAGAATCATCAAATCTCATCCTTGGAATTGATTTCACAAAAAGCAATGAATGGACTG GCAGAATCTCATTCAACAATAGAAGCCTGCATGCCATTGGAGACACATCAAACCCCTATGAGAAGGCCATCTCTATTGTTGGCAAGACTTTGGCTCCCTTTGATGATGATAACTTGATTCCATGTTTTGGCTTTGGTGATG CAACAACCCATGATCAAGAAGTGTTTAGCTTTCACAGTGATCATACACCTTGTCATGGTTTTGAGGAAGTTCTTGCGTGCTACCAAAAAATAGTTCCAAACTTGAAACTTTCAG GACCAACTTCTTATGCTCCTGTGATCGAGGCTGCAATAGACATTGTTGAGAAAAATCACGGCCAATTCCATGTGTTGGTTATCATTGCAGATGGGCAG GTTACTAGGAGTGTCAACACTGAAGATGGAGAACTGAGTCCTCAAGAACATAAGACAATCAAAGCTATAGTTGATGCAAG TGAATACCCCCTTGCAATTATTCTGGTTGGGGTTGGTGATGGTCCATGGGAAGACATGCAGAAGTTTGATGACAAGATACCGGCGCGTGGTTTCGACAATTTTCAG TTTGTTAACTTCACTGGCATAATGTCTAAAAATATTGGCCCCTCTGAGAAAGAAGCAGCTTTTGCTCTAGCTGCTCTCATGGAGATCCctttccaatacaaagcaaccgTTGAATTTGGAATACTTGG ACGTGTAACAGGAAGAGCGAAGAAAATAGTTCCGAAGCCTCCTCCAGTTCCTTATTCCCGGCCGGCTCCCCCTGTTCATGTAATGAGCAATGCACAAACATCACCAGCAGATGATCGGAACCAAACG GCCTGCCCCGTATGTCTCACTAATGCAAAGGAACTGGCTTTTGGATGTGGCCACATG ACTTGCAGAGATTGTGCATCAAGGTTAAGTAATTGTCCCATATGCCGTGAGAGGATCACTAGTCGTCTCAGGGTATTCACTGTCTCAGGGTATTCACTGGCTGATTAG
- the LOC112702979 gene encoding E3 ubiquitin-protein ligase RGLG4 isoform X1 produces MQDAMGNLIARNRNSGARISRNNTKGSGGRNNSNNNSSAIDNRPLSLSQLRPPRQLAPPQYPSLPLSLPQPQRAESMSRAQNKSGQEGSATMGKKDAAKKYALIKDNFTSLEQVTTALRKEGLESSNLILGIDFTKSNEWTGRISFNNRSLHAIGDTSNPYEKAISIVGKTLAPFDDDNLIPCFGFGDATTHDQEVFSFHSDHTPCHGFEEVLACYQKIVPNLKLSGPTSYAPVIEAAIDIVEKNHGQFHVLVIIADGQVTRSVNTEDGELSPQEHKTIKAIVDASEYPLAIILVGVGDGPWEDMQKFDDKIPARGFDNFQFVNFTGIMSKNIGPSEKEAAFALAALMEIPFQYKATVEFGILGLDNRRVTGRAKKIVPKPPPVPYSRPAPPVHVMSNAQTSPADDRNQTACPVCLTNAKELAFGCGHMTCRDCASRLSNCPICRERITSRLRVFTVSGYSLAD; encoded by the exons ATGCAAGATGCCATGGGCAACCTCATAGCCAGAAACAGAAACAGTGGTGCTCGAATTTCAAGAAACAATACCAAAGGAAGTGGTGGaagaaataatagtaataataattctTCAGCCATTGACAATAGACCTTTATCGTTATCACAATTAAGACCACCGCGACAGTTAGCTCCACCACAGTATCCTTCGCTGCCGCTGTCTCTGCCGCAACCGCAACGAGCAGAATCCATGTCTAGGGCACAAAATAAGTCAGGACAGGAGGGATCAGCAACCATGGGAAAGAAGGATGCAGCAAAGAAATATGCTTTGATTAAGGATAATTTCACTTCTCTTGAACAG GTTACAACTGCCTTAAGGAAAGAAGGTCTAGAATCATCAAATCTCATCCTTGGAATTGATTTCACAAAAAGCAATGAATGGACTG GCAGAATCTCATTCAACAATAGAAGCCTGCATGCCATTGGAGACACATCAAACCCCTATGAGAAGGCCATCTCTATTGTTGGCAAGACTTTGGCTCCCTTTGATGATGATAACTTGATTCCATGTTTTGGCTTTGGTGATG CAACAACCCATGATCAAGAAGTGTTTAGCTTTCACAGTGATCATACACCTTGTCATGGTTTTGAGGAAGTTCTTGCGTGCTACCAAAAAATAGTTCCAAACTTGAAACTTTCAG GACCAACTTCTTATGCTCCTGTGATCGAGGCTGCAATAGACATTGTTGAGAAAAATCACGGCCAATTCCATGTGTTGGTTATCATTGCAGATGGGCAG GTTACTAGGAGTGTCAACACTGAAGATGGAGAACTGAGTCCTCAAGAACATAAGACAATCAAAGCTATAGTTGATGCAAG TGAATACCCCCTTGCAATTATTCTGGTTGGGGTTGGTGATGGTCCATGGGAAGACATGCAGAAGTTTGATGACAAGATACCGGCGCGTGGTTTCGACAATTTTCAG TTTGTTAACTTCACTGGCATAATGTCTAAAAATATTGGCCCCTCTGAGAAAGAAGCAGCTTTTGCTCTAGCTGCTCTCATGGAGATCCctttccaatacaaagcaaccgTTGAATTTGGAATACTTGG TTTGGACAACAGACGTGTAACAGGAAGAGCGAAGAAAATAGTTCCGAAGCCTCCTCCAGTTCCTTATTCCCGGCCGGCTCCCCCTGTTCATGTAATGAGCAATGCACAAACATCACCAGCAGATGATCGGAACCAAACG GCCTGCCCCGTATGTCTCACTAATGCAAAGGAACTGGCTTTTGGATGTGGCCACATG ACTTGCAGAGATTGTGCATCAAGGTTAAGTAATTGTCCCATATGCCGTGAGAGGATCACTAGTCGTCTCAGGGTATTCACTGTCTCAGGGTATTCACTGGCTGATTAG